The Candidatus Taylorbacteria bacterium region GGTCTACTTAATACGCTAACATACATTGCTATCAGCGTCAATGCATGCACTGCGGTAATGTGGAAAAGCCCGATTGTTATTGAATGTATAATGTTATATACTATTAGAAATTATAAATTAATTAATTTTAATTATTTCTAACATGAAAATAAGAACTTTGTTCTCTGTCGGAGGTGTTTTGATTGCAATGTTTCTCGCGGTGCTCTTTGTTCCGAGGTCGGCGTCCGCGACGGTGAAATGCGACTTCACTCGAGACCTTGATTTGGAAAGTCAGGGTGATGATGTTCTGTGCTTGCAAAAATATCTAAATGACATAGGAATTATTATTGCGCCTTCAGGCCCGGGCTCTCCCGGGAGTGAGACCGATCTTTTCCGAGATTTGACAAAAAAAGCCGTGATGAATTGGCAAAAATCTTTTGGGATATCACCCGCAGGCGGATATTTTGGTCCTATTTCAAGAATGAAATACAATGAAGTCATTGCGCTTGCGCCAATTCCTTCACCCACGCCTACTCCCACGCTTACCCCTTTATCTTCGCCATCAGTGACGCCACAAGTTTCGCCGTCTCCTACTCCTACTCGGTCTCCCGCGCCATCGAATACTTCTTCAAGAGCTCAAATTGACGCTGAAAAGGAAATAAGGAATGCTTTTAGCATGATAGATGATGCGGAAGATGAGATTGACAACGCAAAAGATGACGGAGAGAATGTTGAAGTCGCGGAGAGTAATCTCGATGATTCGAGGGATGACCTTTTCGATGCAGTTTCTTCCTACTTTGACAGAGATTACGAGGACGCGCTCAAGAAAGCTAGAAATGCTTCAAGCAATGCCGAAGACGCATTTGAGGATGCTGGCGGAAAATCCGATGAAGACAAGGCGGAGGATCTCATAGATGATGTTAAAGACCAGATTGATGACGCATGGGAGACGATTGACGCCGCGGACGATGACGGAGAAAGTGTAGGTAACGCTGAAGATTTATTGAAGGAAGCAGAAGATACTCTTGACGATGCAGAGAGTGAGCTCGATGACGAGAATTTTGATGAGGCGGAAGATCTTGCCAAAGATGCGGAGGATCTCGTCGATGAAGCAATTGATGCCATAGGTGAAAGCAACACAAAGGATAGACAAAGCGCGAGAAATGAGATTAATGACGCAAATGAAGCCTTGGACGATGCGAGGGATGAGGTTGAGAACGCAAAAGATGACGGGGATGACGTAGACGAAGCGGAAGATTTTCTCGATGATGCGGAAAACCTCATCGAGGATGCAGAAAACGAATATGACGATGAGAACTACGATGATGCGGAAGATTTTGCGAAAGATGCTCAAGATAAGGTAAAGGACGCTCTCGATTCCATCTAGATTTTTTCGGTTCAAGTTTCGTCACTAGTTACAAACCATCCCAACATTTTAAAGCATGTTGGGATGGTTTGTTAAAAAAAGACGCCAACTGAAGTTGGCGCGCTTAGAAATCAAGACGTGTCGTAAGGAACGACAGTGTGCTGTGTGTCGTAGGTGCAGTTTGGGCAGAAGATTAATAGAACCTCGTTAACAACGGGATTCCAGTTTTGGCTGATACTACCCGGATGAACGAGTTTGCAGTGAGAGCATTCGACATTCACCTTGATCGTCGAGGTGAAGCCAGGAGGTGTTTTGGGAGCTGTATGTCGTATTCTCATTCCATATTGATAATACAAATGATTTATGGTATTGTCAATTTTTAGAGCTATTTTTCGACGCTTTGAACGTAGGAAAAAAATTCCACGAATATGAAAACTATTCTTCATATGGCAGTATCCCTAGACGGGTATATTGCCGATATAGACCACAGCTCCAGCTGGGTTTCTCAAAATTGACGAAGACCTTTTTTTAAAACGAGCAATGAAGGCTGGCTGTGTTGTTGTGGGAAAGAAGACGTTTCAGCAATATTTCGGAGACATTTATCCCGTGGCTTCCGCGCTCAATATAGTCTTGTCCAGGGAGACGGAGAATCCCAAAAAAGACAACATCATCTGCATTATCTGGTTAAAAACTAAATTGTGATTTTTGCGACACACTTAAAAAAACTGTGCGAAGAATATGCCATCGGCGATTACGTCGCTCATCGAGAAATTAAGGAGGGAATTCTTAATCAGAACTATTTTTTAAAAACTACGCAGGGCAACTATTTTGTTAAATCCGTTCGGGAAAAAAGTAAGGACAGAATTGTTACCACTTTTGAGGTGGAGACATATATGAAATCGCAAGGGATTCCGGCTGTTGTTATGCTCCCCACGAAAGCGGGAAGAATCTCCGTTACTATGGGAGATGAAGCACTTACTTTATACCCGTTTATTGAGAGTGACCGTTCCCATTCCTACTTGAATGCTGATTTTAGAAAGATGGGAGAAATGCTTGCGAAAATTCATAGAGCGGGCAGTAGGAAATTGCCTGACTCTTTGCGCGATGTTAAGAAATTTGTTCAACCGGAGTCTCGTGTGACTGCCGAACGGCTCAAGGAATACAAAAATGAAATTCTAGGGAAGCATGAACAGGATGAGACTGACAGGCTTTTTGTCAACTATATTGATTTCAAGCTTTCCATTATACCCCGACTTGAATCAGTCGAGCTTCCGAACGACACTCTCACCCATGGAGACTATCATCCGGGAAATATTCTGTTCGAAAAAAAATCCCGAAAAATTATCGGTGTTTGTGATTGGGAAAAAGCGGAGATTGCTCCGCGCTCATATGAATTGGCTCGCTCGCTTTTCTATACGTGCTTTAATGATGTCGGAAAGATTGAGGGATTGCTTGAACATTCAAGAGAATTTTGCTCGGGTTATTTTTCGGTGTATCCGATGGACGCAGAAGAAATGTCCCGAGGGCTCGCACTGAGACTTTCTAAAATGGCGCTTTCAAGCTGGATCGAGGAAACATATTATCAACGACATGATGACAGGGCGAACAGATTCATTAAAAATGAAATGCATATTTTGAACCTCGCAGTGAATAAAAAATTACTGGACACTGTAAAAGGTTCAGCACTCAATTTCGAGATGCCCGACTAATTTTTACATCATACCAACATACTGGAGTATGTTGGTATGATGTTTCAAACTTCTATTGATGGGATAGACCGCATCATAAAGCGGAATAGTATTCTAGTATTTTGCAAAATACTTGAATGAAAAACCTAAGGGTTATATAATCAAGCATTATGGAAAATAATTTTCGCAAATTAGAAAGAGTTTTTAAAGGAGTGGCTAATCATCGACGGTTGCAAATTTTGGAATTACTTAGACGTGAACCAGAATTGTCTGTAGAGGAGATTGCAGAGAAGACTGCTACTGAATACATGAACGCATCTGACCACATACGTAAGCTTGCAATGGCGGGATTTGTTATGAAAAGGAATCAAGGAAACAGTGTGAGGCATAAACTGACACCACGTGCCGAATCTATTCTAGTATTTTGCAAAAGACTAGAATAGATGAGCTTGAAATGATTTGGATGTAGAAGTATATTAATTAAGCACATTACTTACTCCGATCCCGTCGGGGGGGGGCTATCTATAGTATGAAAGAAATCGAAGTAAAAGCGAGATTGAGGGATAAAAAGGCGGTGGTTAAAAAATTGAAGTCAATTGGCTGTGTGTTTGAGGTGCCTGTTACACAAAGCGATACAGTGTATGCGAAGGTTGTTGGCACAGTATCCAAGTATTTATCGAGCGATGTGTTTCTGCGAATTCGAGTAAAAAATGGCAAAAAAATCTTCTTCACCGTTAAAAAGCCGTTGTCGAATGGGCTTGATAAACTGGAATATGAGGTGGTGGTAAACTCAAAGGTGGAAATAGAACAAGCGATACTGCTTATGGGTTACAAGAAGGCAGTTGAGGTGAACAAAACGCGAATTGTGGCAAAATACAAAGAGCGTGAAATCTGTATTGACGAAGTTCAAAATCTGGGGACTTTCATTGAGGTTGAAGAGCTTAGAGCAGATGGTGATTCGGAGAAAATCCAGGATGAGCTTTTCGCCTTTGTCGAGTCATTGGGCGTTTCAAGGGAAGACAGAGTCTTTTCCGGATACGATATATTGATGCTTCAGAAGTTAAAATAAAGTTACATACCGATTCAGCACCTCTTCGAAAATGAGAGATTTTGCTATAATTAAAATATGAAAGAAAATTACGCGGAAACGCCCAAAAAAAGATTAAGCGAGTTTTTTAAGGCGAAGGAGTTATTCAAAGAATTTGAGGATATATCAATTCTTGAAATTACCTCGTATGTCGTGAAAAATGCAGGCGAGGGCGAAGAAAATAAATATGACATACCCCGGAATATCATTGAGCCATTCAGGACAGAGCAGGAAAAAAGAGTGCGGACTATAATCGAGTATTACGAGTCGTTTCTTTCTGACGTCGGTTGCAAGCTGGCTTTAGTAAACTCTCCAACGGGCTTTAAATTCGCTGTTGCCGATGTTTTATCGGTCGATTTTTCTCTCTCCTTGGAAAACAAGGAAAAGTTTATTTCATTCCTCGAATCATTTCCGCGAGGGGACGAAGCTGACATAAATGCATTGAACCAGCTCATTGCGGATAACATGCTCAAGGAGTTTTATAATAGCTCGGGAACTGATTTCAAGGAGGACAATAATTTTATTGAGATTATTTCTGGGGCGAAAGAGATCCGAGACGAGCTCGGAAAGATTGATGAGGACGCATTTCGGGAGAGTAGGGAAAATTTAGACGCTATAGACGTGGCTACCAAAGGAGGGTATCTTAATGAATACATTGAGGCAAAGAACTGTGGCATTTTAGAATCGCCCGATTCTACTTGGAGGTATGCTCTCTATTTTAATTTGGCGATTCCCTTTATTACGCTTCAAGACTGTGAGCAAAAATGGCATCAAATATTTATCGTATTGAATTCACTTCGCTCAAATAGCAGGACTGTCGCACTCTACAAATTCGCAAGAGAGAATGTTCTTGCCGCCCTTGCAGGTTCAATACGCGAGATTGAGAAAAACCTTGAGGGCGATAACGAGGAACTCAAAGAGAGCGGGAGGAAATGGCTTCCATTCATGAGGAAAATCAAAGATGAATTTGAGGCATGGTATTAATATTTCTCGATTGAATGCATACTAAAGAGCAGAAAGACATCTTCATAATTTCAAGCCTGCGAAACTGGTATGCACGCTATGAAAGACCGATTTCGTCGCTCTCCCTTGTCGGGGGATTCATTTTTGACGCCATCGTATTGAAGAGGGTGGATATGTTTTGGGAAAATTTTTGGGTGGCGGTGCATTTGGGGGTTGTCGCTCTCTGCATTATTTTCATCAATGGGGGAGAAAATGAAGATATGAATGCAAGTGACCCCGCGCGGATACACTTTTGGCTCATCAACGTTCTCCAGTTTACTTTCGGCGGGCTTCTCTCGACCTATCTTGTTTTCTATTTTCGAAGCGGGAGTCTCTCTGTGAGCTGGCCTTTTTTTCTCATTTTAATTGTCGCTTTTGTTGCGAATGAGTCGCTCAAGAGGCATTACGCAAAATTGAGTTTTCAGATAAGCTTCTTTTTTCTCTCGATATACTCGTTTGCCATCTTCATTTTGCCCGTTGCGCTTCATAGAATTGGAGATTTGATTTTTCTCCTAAGCGGGCTCGCGAGCCTTCTTATCCTCTGGATATTTTTGAAGATTTTGAGGTCTGTCACGAAGGAAAAATTTGTGAAAAGCCGTCGGATAATATTCCTATCCATTTCCGGGATATTTGTTACCATAAATATGCTTTATTTTTTTAATCTGATTCCTCCGATACCGTTATCTTTGAAAGACG contains the following coding sequences:
- a CDS encoding peptidoglycan-binding protein: MKIRTLFSVGGVLIAMFLAVLFVPRSASATVKCDFTRDLDLESQGDDVLCLQKYLNDIGIIIAPSGPGSPGSETDLFRDLTKKAVMNWQKSFGISPAGGYFGPISRMKYNEVIALAPIPSPTPTPTLTPLSSPSVTPQVSPSPTPTRSPAPSNTSSRAQIDAEKEIRNAFSMIDDAEDEIDNAKDDGENVEVAESNLDDSRDDLFDAVSSYFDRDYEDALKKARNASSNAEDAFEDAGGKSDEDKAEDLIDDVKDQIDDAWETIDAADDDGESVGNAEDLLKEAEDTLDDAESELDDENFDEAEDLAKDAEDLVDEAIDAIGESNTKDRQSARNEINDANEALDDARDEVENAKDDGDDVDEAEDFLDDAENLIEDAENEYDDENYDDAEDFAKDAQDKVKDALDSI
- a CDS encoding phosphotransferase — encoded protein: MIFATHLKKLCEEYAIGDYVAHREIKEGILNQNYFLKTTQGNYFVKSVREKSKDRIVTTFEVETYMKSQGIPAVVMLPTKAGRISVTMGDEALTLYPFIESDRSHSYLNADFRKMGEMLAKIHRAGSRKLPDSLRDVKKFVQPESRVTAERLKEYKNEILGKHEQDETDRLFVNYIDFKLSIIPRLESVELPNDTLTHGDYHPGNILFEKKSRKIIGVCDWEKAEIAPRSYELARSLFYTCFNDVGKIEGLLEHSREFCSGYFSVYPMDAEEMSRGLALRLSKMALSSWIEETYYQRHDDRANRFIKNEMHILNLAVNKKLLDTVKGSALNFEMPD
- a CDS encoding winged helix-turn-helix domain-containing protein, with the translated sequence MENNFRKLERVFKGVANHRRLQILELLRREPELSVEEIAEKTATEYMNASDHIRKLAMAGFVMKRNQGNSVRHKLTPRAESILVFCKRLE
- the cyaB gene encoding class IV adenylate cyclase, with the translated sequence MKEIEVKARLRDKKAVVKKLKSIGCVFEVPVTQSDTVYAKVVGTVSKYLSSDVFLRIRVKNGKKIFFTVKKPLSNGLDKLEYEVVVNSKVEIEQAILLMGYKKAVEVNKTRIVAKYKEREICIDEVQNLGTFIEVEELRADGDSEKIQDELFAFVESLGVSREDRVFSGYDILMLQKLK
- a CDS encoding DUF2914 domain-containing protein, whose translation is MHTKEQKDIFIISSLRNWYARYERPISSLSLVGGFIFDAIVLKRVDMFWENFWVAVHLGVVALCIIFINGGENEDMNASDPARIHFWLINVLQFTFGGLLSTYLVFYFRSGSLSVSWPFFLILIVAFVANESLKRHYAKLSFQISFFFLSIYSFAIFILPVALHRIGDLIFLLSGLASLLILWIFLKILRSVTKEKFVKSRRIIFLSISGIFVTINMLYFFNLIPPIPLSLKDAGIYHSVARMSDGNYEVASEGGSWFDIFKRYQDFHATPDTTVYAYSAIFAPYFLDTSIVHEWQRYDENSRKWITMGREVLPVVGGREGGFRTFSEKTILNSGRWRVNVETPRGAVLGRLLFRIIPVEQEPELKTTINQ